In Acipenser ruthenus chromosome 6, fAciRut3.2 maternal haplotype, whole genome shotgun sequence, the following proteins share a genomic window:
- the LOC117410641 gene encoding WD repeat and coiled-coil-containing protein-like — protein MELGKAKLLRIGLNALNQAIHPVHGIAWTDGRQVGLTAIYFINGEPKFGDANVIGQFEHVLGLFWGPACCTDSPALLAVQHKKHVTVWQLQLSTLEQNKLLCTQTCEMGEPFPVLSQGCVWHPKKDVLAILTKKDASVLFTVRTDNRRVKADIKASGMIHCACWTKDGTRLVVAIGSALHSYIWNDIQKSLSACSFCPIFDVGGHICAIESTMDAQVAVATELPLDKICGLNAGIAFDVPTGTETGSLPSQSSVQVVDEDRLSDLRRKSIDSERSLAVSSIASSTSGPLDITHILANHRKSDPNPLIHLKRRDHFTGTGQDSSHLILVTFDRKVTTTRKVNIPGILVPDIISIDPKAHTVAVASNTCNMVLVYSVTCSAMPNIQQIHLQKNERPKGVCFLNDKMLLLLVGKQKSNDPAFLPSSNTDKYIIRLMTKELIYDKEYCSSTGSAQSLHSVFDSGVSIPGIKKYFENLSKEDRTVGKELLLPGNTAIQLPSGRRKLIEEVKSEESPDLTDKVISSDSSIAIEHFDAEPVNRSTGLNKMGMFCREPSRPSSPRLEAERLNCAPTILTNNSLPKDKNVEQLSQNLERLFARFSEVQQCLSEITDFTRNGKKSSGAYPASSEPPFINITCHKQLSENVFIDERRPVLLCEGKLCLRAVQELFNLSVVEMSHGAVWIVLVADGEGFVPLTFKPKDEITVRDGRAKTVSLSSYSARMSQSESPHVAT, from the exons CTAAGTTTGGTGATGCCAATGTCATTGGGCAGTTTGAACACGTTCTTGGACTATTTTGGGGACCTGCCTGCTGCACAGACTCCCCAGCCCTTCTTGCTGTCCAGCACAAGAAACATGTTACTGTGTGGCAGCTGCAGCTCAGCACTCTGGAGCAGAACAAACTCCTGTGCACGCAGACGTGCGAAATGGGAGAGCCTTTTCCTGTGCTCTCCCAAGGTTGCGTGTGGCACCCCAAGAAGGATGTACTTGCAATACTGACAAAAAAGGATGCATCAGTCTTATTTACTGTTAGGACGGACAATCGCAGGGTGAAAGCAGACATTAAAGCCAGTGGCATGATACACTGTGCATGCTGGACAAAAGACGGCACGCGACTGGTAGTTGCTATAGGGAGTGCTCTCCACTCGTAcatttggaatgatattcagaAGAGCCTAAGCGCGTGTTCTTTTTGTCCGATATTTGATGTTGGAGGACACATCTGTGCTATAGAGTCTACAATGGATGCCCAAGTTGCTGTTGCTACTGAGCTACCTTTAGATAAGATTTGTGGTCTCAATGCTGGAATTGCTTTTGATGTCCCAACCGGTACAGAAACAGGGTCTTTACCATCTCAATCTTCAGTACAGGTAGTGGATGAAGACAGATTATCCGATTTAAGGAGAAAGTCTATCGACTCTGAAAGATCCCTGGCTGTAAGTTCAATAGCTTCCTCTACATCTGGCCCACTGGACATAACTCATATCCTTGCAAACCACAGGAAGTCTGATCCCAATCCGCTCATTCACTTGAAGCGCAGAGACCACTTTACTGGAACTGGCCAGGACTCTTCACACCTGATCTTGGTGACATTTGACAGAAAGGTGACCACCACAAGAAAAGTAAACATCCCTGGTATTCTGGTCCCTGACATAATCTCCATTGATCCTAAAGCCCATACTGTGGCAGTGGCCTCCAATACGTGCAACATGGTGCTGGTGTACAGTGTGACCTGCTCCGCCATGCCCAATATACAGCAGATCCATCTTCAGAAAAACGAGAGGCCTAAGGGGGTTTGCTTCTTGAACGACAAAATGCTGTTGCTTCTAGTTGGGAAGCAGAAATCAAAcgaccctgctttcctcccctcCTCAAACACGGACAAGTACATCATCAGACTGATGACCAAAGAACTGATTTATGACAAGGAATATTGTTCCTCGACAGGATCTGCTCAATCTCTACATTCCGTCTTCGACTCGGGGGTCAGCATCCCAGGCATTAAGAAGTACTTTGAAAACCTGTCTAAGGAAGATCGGACGGTGGGGAAAGAGCTACTGCTGCCAGGAAATACTGCCATCCAGCTTCCCAGTGGCAGGAGAAAGCTCATTGAAGAAGTCAAGAGTGAGGAGAGCCCAGACCTTACAGACAAAGTAATCTCCAGCGACTCTTCGATCGCCATTGAACATTTTGATGCAGAGCCTGTAAACCGGTCAACAGGTCTGAATAAGATGGGGATGTTTTGCAGGGAGCCCAGCAGGCCAAGCTCTCCTCGATTAGAGGCAGAAAGACTAAATTGTGCGCCAACCATCCTAACGAATAACAGCCTTCCAAAGGACAAAAATGTGGAGCAGCTGTCACAAAACCTGGAACGGTTGTTCGCCAGGTTTTCAGAGGTACAACAGTGCCTCTCGGAAATCACAGACTTCACTCGAAATGGAAAGAAGTCCTCTGGAGCCTATCCAGCATCTTCTGAGCCCCCCTTTATTAACATCACTTGTCAT AAGCAGCTTTCTGAGAATGTATTCATCGATGAGAGAAGgcctgtgctgctgtgtgaaggcaAGCTGTGCCTGCGAGCGGTCCAAGAGCTATTTAATCTCTCCGTTGTGGAAATGTCACACG GCGCTGTCTGGATAGTTCTGGTTGCTGATGGTGAAGGCTTTGTTCCATTAACATTCAAACCCAAGGATGAAATCACAGTTAGAGATGGGAGGGCAAAAACTGTCTCACTGTCTTCCTACAGTGCCAGGATGTCCCAGTCAGAATCTCCACATGTTGCAACTTAA